The Primulina tabacum isolate GXHZ01 chromosome 16, ASM2559414v2, whole genome shotgun sequence genome window below encodes:
- the LOC142529175 gene encoding CST complex subunit STN1, with translation MQSLYYTHVKLMAFDFLALTPCPTVPISFSRKGMPVLHVESLGIVVTREQKPGKFLKFTIDDGTGCIPCVLWLNQLVSPYFSRRDPLGVRFNADVATKLASQIQLGAVARVRGKVKGYRGTLQITVSDVVLEADPNAQVLHWLDCVRLARNYDKFAKNRASGGEKGAI, from the coding sequence ATGCAATCACTTTACTACACCCACGTCAAATTGATGGCTTTCGATTTCCTTGCTCTTACGCCGTGCCCGACGGTCCCGATCTCTTTTTCCCGAAAAGGTATGCCTGTTTTACATGTTGAGTCTCTCGGAATCGTGGTGACCCGGGAACAAAAACCAGGGAAGTTCCTAAAATTCACCATTGATGATGGCACTGGTTGCATCCCTTGTGTCCTCTGGCTCAATCAACTCGTCTCTCCTTACTTCTCAAGGCGCGATCCGTTAGGTGTTCGATTCAATGCCGATGTGGCAACCAAACTTGCCTCACAGATTCAGCTGGGTGCTGTCGCAAGGGTCCGCGGGAAGGTGAAGGGCTACAGAGGGACGCTTCAAATAACGGTTTCTGATGTTGTTTTGGAAGCAGACCCGAATGCACAAGTACTGCACTGGTTGGATTGTGTAAGGTTGGCTAGGAATTACGACAAGTTTGCAAAGAACAGAGCTAGTGGAGGTGAGAAGGGTGCAATTTGA